Proteins from one Nicotiana tabacum cultivar K326 chromosome 23, ASM71507v2, whole genome shotgun sequence genomic window:
- the LOC107811297 gene encoding uncharacterized protein LOC107811297, translating to MSRSREATTMKRKRPDLDSPTRGLPDAERVVLSLVKNKRNLGIWVVEVKKEANLPPTLVDKSLTALVKKKLIKQVVNIQNKGKKHYMAVEFEPSEELTGGSWYSEGNLDKEFITVLRDTCFKVIELLKVATVEGIHNFLKKRKVVECTSQQIAEILNSMVLDNAIIEVKSTGLGEYHSIPVGSVCYRTSSGVALGTGPKTIGPMASIPCGACPRISQCSPNGVISPQTCVYYTKWLNTEF from the coding sequence ATGAGTCGATCAAGGGAAGCAACCACCATGAAGCGGAAAAGACCAGACTTGGATTCACCTACTCGGGGACTTCCAGATGCTGAACGTGTAGTGCTCAGTCTggtaaaaaataaaaggaatctGGGCATCTGGGTGGTAGAGGTGAAAAAGGAGGCAAACCTTCCACCAACTCTTGTGGATAAATCCCTGACCGCACTCGTGAAAAAGAAGTTGATAAAACAAGTTGTGAATATCCAAAATAAGGGAAAGAAGCATTACATGGCCGTTGAGTTTGAACCTTCGGAGGAACTGACTGGTGGTTCATGGTACTCTGAGGGAAATCTTGATAAGGAATTCATCACCGTTCTCAGAGACACATGCTTCAAGGTCATAGAATTGCTGAAAGTTGCTACTGTGGAGGGAATCCACAACTTCTTGAAGAAAAGGAAAGTTGTTGAGTGCACAAGTCAGCAAATTGCGGAAATATTGAACTCTATGGTTCTAGACAATGCTATTATAGAGGTGAAGAGCACTGGATTGGGAGAATATCATTCTATTCCTGTTGGATCAGTTTGTTATCGAACTTCAAGCGGAGTTGCTTTAGGGACTGGTCCGAAAACAATAGGGCCAATGGCTTCAATTCCATGTGGTGCTTGCCCTAGGATTAGTCAATGTTCACCCAATGGAGTTATATCCCCACAAACATGTGTCTACTACACTAAATGGTTGAACACTGAATTTTGA
- the LOC107811291 gene encoding urea-proton symporter DUR3-like has protein sequence MKSRDQFTHMASNWPPFLFSSKYYSVSGDGDSCVRQSSFFGGKPVLNQGVGYSVILGFGAFFAVFTSFLVWLEKRYVGSRHTSEWFNTAGRNVKTGLIASVIVSQWTWAATILQSSNVAWEYGISGPFWYASGATIQVLLFGVMAIEIKRKAPYAHTVCEIVKARWGTAAHLVFLGFCFLTNIIVTAMLLLGGSAVVNALTGVNIYAASFLIPLGVIIYTLAGGLKATFLASYIHSVIVHVVLVIFVYLVYVASDELGSPSLVYRRLLEVASKSRNCQEPISHVGQSCGPVTGNFKGSYVTMLSSGGLVFGIINIVGNFGTVFVDNGYWVSAIAARPSSTHKGYLLGGLVWFAVPFSLATSLGLGALALDLPITASEASHGLVPPATAIALMGKGGSILLLTMLFMAVTSAGSSELIAVSSLCTYDIYRAYINPDASGKQILKVSRGVVLGFGCFMGILAVVLNKAGVSLGWMYLAMGVFIGSAVLPIAFMLLWQKANSFGAILGTVVGCLLGIITWLSVTKIEYGRINLDTTGRNAPMLAGNLVSILTGGAIHAVCSFLRPQNYDWQTTKQITVVEKEKSELPPEEFKEEKLNRAKAWIIKWGIGFTVVIVLLWPILTLPVGQFSKGYFTFWAVIAIVWGTVGSAVIIALPLMESWGTIQIVLNGMFTNDRVMEKLEDLNSKLNAFIIAIPEVERVYLLEKERSKRKEASESDQIAASPSH, from the exons ATGAAATCAAGAGATCAGTTCACTCACATGGCTTCAAACTGGCCACCTTTTCTATTTTCATCCAAATATTATAGTGTTTCTGGAGATGGGGATAGTTGTGTGAGGCAAAGCAGTTTTTTTGGAGGAAAACCTGTTCTTAATCAGGGTGTTGGCTACTCTGTCATTcttggttttggagcttttttcgCAGTCTTCACTTCTTTCCTG GTTTGGCTGGAAAAAAGATATGTTGGTTCGCGTCATACATCAGAATGGTTCAACACAGCTGGTAGAAATGTCAAAACAGGACTTATTGCAAGTGTAATTGTGTCTCAG TGGACTTGGGCAGCTACAATCTTGCAAAGTTCTAATGTAGCCTGGGAGTATGGAATTAGTGGACCCTTTTGGTATGCAAGTGGAGCTACTATTCAG GTGCTCCTTTTTGGTGTGATGGCAATAGAGATCAAACGAAAAGCTCCTTATGCTCATACAGTCTGTGAAATCGTCAAAGCAAG ATGGGGAACTGCTGCTCATCTTGTTTTTCTGGGGTTTTGCTTCTTGACGAACATTATAGTAACAGCCATGTTGCTTCTTGGTGGATCAGCTGTCGTTAATGCACTCACTGGCGTCAATATATATGCTGCAAGTTTTCTTATCCCTCTTGGTGTTATAATTTACACCTTAGCAGGAGGGCTAAAAGCTACTTTCTTGGCTAGCTATATACATTCTGTCATAG TACACGTGGTTTTAGTCATCTTTGTGTACCTAGTATATGTTGCTAGCGATGAACTTGGCAGCCCAAGCCTCGTTTACAGACGTTTATTAGAGGTAGCAAGCAAGTCAAGAAATTGTCAAGAGCCAATATCCCATGTTGGACAATCTTGTGGTCCTGTTACTGGGAATTTCAAGGGGTCTTATGTTACTATGTTGAGTTCAGGTGGTCTTGTCTTTGGTATCATCAACATCGTGGGAAATTTTGGCACAGTTTTCGTTGACAAT GGGTACTGGGTAAGTGCCATTGCTGCAAGACCATCATCGACGCATAAGGGCTATTTGTTGGGTGGTCTTGTTTGGTTTGCTGTGCCATTCTCTTTGGCAACATCACTAGGTCTTGGAGCACTAGCTCTTGATTTACCAATAACAGCAAGTGAGGCTAGCCATGGACTAGTTCCTCCAGCTACAGCTATTGCTTTGATGGGAAAAGGGGGGTCGATTCTTCTCCTCACAATGCTCTTTAT GGCTGTCACATCAGCTGGTTCATCTGAGCTAATTGCAGTCTCTTCATTATGTACATATGACATCTATCGTGCATACATCAACCCTGATGCAAGTGGAAAACAAATTCTAAAAGTTTCAAGAGGAGTTGTATTAGGATTTGGCTGTTTCATGGGCATTTTAGCAGTAGTTTTGAACAAGGCAGGGGTTTCTCTAGGTTGGATGTATTTAGCCATGGGAGTTTTCATAGGATCAGCTGTTCTCCCAATTGCTTTCATGCTTTTATGGCAAAAAGCAAACAGTTTTGGCGCAATCCTGGGGACAGTTGTTGGCTGTTTGTTAGGGATTATCACTTGGTTATCGGTCACTAAGATCGAGTATGGAAGGATAAATCTTGATACAACTGGTAGAAATGCGCCAATGCTTGCAGGAAACCTTGTTTCTATACTTACTGGTGGAGCTATTCATGCTGTTTGTAGCTTTCTAAGGCCCCAGAACTATGATTGGCAGACTACTAAGCAGATCACTGTggttgaaaaggaaaagagtgaaTTGCCACCTGAAGAGTTCAAAGAGGAAAAGCTCAACAGAGCCAAAGCATGGATAATCAAATGGGGCATTGGTTTCACAGTCGTGATAGTACTTCTCTGGCCTATTCTTACACTTCCTGTGG GGCAATTTAGCAAGGGATACTTcacattctgggctgtaatagcTATTGTATGGGGTACAGTAGGATCAGCAGTTATTATTGCTTTACCATTGATGGAAAGCTGGGGAACAATCCAAATTGTGCTTAATGGCATGTTTACAAATGACAGAGTTATGGAAAAGTTGGAAGACTTAAACTCCAAGCTGAATGCATTTATTATAGCAATACCTGAAGTAGAGAGGGTGTATTTACTTGAGAAAGAAAGGAGCAAGAGAAAGGAAGCATCCGAATCCGATCAGATTGCTGCTTCACCAAGTCATTGA